The window GAGGAATGCTGAACACAGGGATCCCATAGGGATGAAATTCCTTTCGGAAGATAAGCTCCGCACACTTGCTTTCCCCTGGCTGGAAGCTGAAGATACTGAGTAATCTAGAACACGCCTTCCGTCGGTCCTCCTGATACTTGCGTGGCACGAGGACCATGGTCGACCTTGTTCGCTTGGAAAGCTCCAGGTGCCAGCGCACGAAACTGATGCTGGTTAATGTGGTGCGCCATGACTTGCAGACGGTTTGGAAGCGCACAAGGGACTTCACAGGAAGAAGTACGAGTATCTGAAAGAAGATTATATCATCTGGGATGAAGCTGCTACTGCCGGAGGCTAAAGGTGCTGATTCCGGCGACATAGCCATCCGCCGGGGTCGTTTAGGAATCGGCGGCTTCATATCGTTGTTTCCGGTCAACATGAATTGGCCGTGCCCTGCGTATTCATAGGCATATATAGTGGTCAGATAAGAGTGCCTACTAATCCGACCCGACTCGGAATTTGTATCCAAAGGAACCTCGACTCCTAATAATGACAAAACAAACCACAAACGAGTCGAATAAGGACCAGGAAAAACAAATCATTTTGCTAAGCTATaatcgaatttgaaaaaatgtatCCTATGAAAAGAATGATTGAAATTTATAAAACGAGAGCAGATGCA is drawn from Triticum dicoccoides isolate Atlit2015 ecotype Zavitan chromosome 6B, WEW_v2.0, whole genome shotgun sequence and contains these coding sequences:
- the LOC119321876 gene encoding putative F-box protein At5g52610 isoform X3, with protein sequence MLTGNNDMKPPIPKRPRRMAMSPESAPLASGSSSFIPDDIIFFQILVLLPVKSLVRFQTVCKSWRTTLTSISFVRWHLELSKRTRSTMVLVPRKYQEDRRKACSRLLSIFSFQPGESKCAELIFRKEFHPYGIPVFSIPLHCDGLILIPCIMGKIFICNPATREFVELPPGSPSVLFEHRVAFGFDPWSGTYKVARHFIRSYRDTLQIDGEGGTTREYSSGHEILTFGGDSKEEAWVWKATVDPPYPIKARTPICLPGVFFWSALKSMAHGK